The following coding sequences lie in one Zingiber officinale cultivar Zhangliang chromosome 2B, Zo_v1.1, whole genome shotgun sequence genomic window:
- the LOC122049499 gene encoding protein TRACHEARY ELEMENT DIFFERENTIATION-RELATED 7A-like, with amino-acid sequence MAFRPVPCRPFNPFCAPPPTVTPPPPPPSRSPPPPPPIVTSPPPPPRRSPPPPAPIVTPPPPPPRRSPPPPSPAAVAPPTPPSRQPPPPPPKLPPTPIRPPPTPVAPLAPPPPSPSNSVVIVVVVSLGGLFFLAFLAAAILCFLKKKRKQKMTAREELVELEDHVHVHETVVPGPHGQLLAAVIVDEDVVVRERLKKGEATAVAKASLGGSEDPTAGSTAGTSHPGPAG; translated from the coding sequence ATGGCCTTCCGGCCCGTCCCATGTCGCCCTTTTAATCCATTTTGTGCTCCACCTCCAACTGTAACCCCACCACCTCCGCCACCAAGTCGGAGTCCCCCGCCTCCCCCTCCGATTGTGACCTCACCACCTCCGCCACCACGTCGGAGTCCCCCGCCTCCCGCGCCAATTGTGACCCCACCACCTCCTCCACCTCGCCGAAGCCCCCCTCCGCCGTCACCTGCAGCTGTAGCCCCACCAACCCCACCGTCGAGGCAGCCACCACCGCCACCTCCTAAACTGCCACCGACGCCTATCCGCCCGCCACCCACCCCAGTTGCACCACTTGCTCCGCCTCCGCCGAGCCCAAGCAACAGCGTCGTCATCGTGGTGGTCGTCTCCCTCGGCGGCCTCTTCTTCCTCGCGTTCCTTGCGGCCGCCATACTCTGTTtcctgaagaagaagaggaagcagaagaTGACGGCGAGAGAAGAGTTGGTGGAGTTGGAGGATCATGTGCACGTGCATGAGACGGTGGTTCCGGGGCCGCATGGGCAGCTTCTGGCGGCTGTCATCGTCGACGAGGACGTCGTAGTCCGCGAGAGGTTGAAGAAGGGGGAGGCGACCGCGGTTGCTAAAGCTTCGCTCGGTGGCTCCGAGGACCCGACTGCGGGCTCCACCGCCGGAACCAGTCACCCCGGCCCAGCCGGTTAA